One window of Metopolophium dirhodum isolate CAU chromosome 3, ASM1992520v1, whole genome shotgun sequence genomic DNA carries:
- the LOC132940506 gene encoding tetratricopeptide repeat protein 28, whose protein sequence is MPQRDLSEVEPENGCGEEGFMEKVRESNTACESGDYARAIQLYSEALHHYPDNHILYSNRSAALLKLGRFTEALHDATCARQVNPSWPKAHYREGVALQCLGRHGDALAVFSTGLSIEPKSTQLLAGLIEASIKSPLRGVLEPTFEQLQSINHNGITLDKSPFLVMSVIGQELLAAGQYSVAVVVLESALRIGTCSAKLRGSVFSALSSAYWALNSLDKAIGYMQQDLLVAKSLKDIAGESRAHGNLGSAYFSKGSYKEALTAHRYQLVFAMKAREMKAAASALTSLGHVYTAIGDYPNALASHKQCVQLVKQIGEVLQEAREIGNVGAVYLAMGEFESALDCHMQHLKLSKKLGNKVEEARAFSNLGSSYHYRRNFTQAINYHENVLRLAQELGDKVIEARAYAGLGHAARCAGNYSQAKHWHEKQLDMALNTHDKVGEGRACSNLGIVYQLLGAHESALKLHHAHLNIAKSLHDRAAMGRAFGNIGNAYSAMGFYEQAIKYHKQELTISKEVKDRNSEASTHGNLAVAYQSLGAFEMALLHYRAHLNIARELKDTAGEACALLNLANCLSTRNDFLQAIPYYENYLMLSQELHDIEGEAKACHFLGYAHYCLGNYREAVRYYDQDLSLAKDLQDKMNMGRAYCNLGLAHLALGNLETSLECQKYFLAISHMTKSLQAKLRALGNIGDILIKMNDTEEALKMYHRQFTLARQIRDTNMEAAACSSLGLANRYIKCYDKALSYHCQELALRQEVNDLKGECCAHGHIGAVYMSLRNYTNAIKCYQLQLERAKELRDNAIEAEAFGNLGIARMNMGIYEGAIGYFEQQLATLEQLSSHTSLIDKGRAFGNLGDCYDALGDYDEAVKCHEQFLTIAVQLQNLRDLEKAYCCLGQSYRRIGHLDQSLVCFEKILVIAHELNNSEMKASAYGELGSNHVMMGNYQQAVSCLQNQISIARELSDRNVEANAASALGYAHQLMGQNSVALHYHKLDLEIGKELNQPLLQCRANGNIGNVEEVLGNLNEAIKYQEEHLSIASQIDEKTAKAAAYGSLGSLHHTLGHTSQAVIYLTQALQSIDMTGKPDEEGRIRYKLGMALLADGQSDAARGHLEQASELLDNALNTITLEHSHSITQLRLECYQALQTVLVQLNRCEEALLVTEKYRIRAKPSSHNTRVKSSPDYHKINSVESILDIVNKQKASVLYFSIASGYLFSWLIIPNKGVVKFHETLIQTENGMDNLLTQYLKDVKSTLNVQQPIIDSDLNEACHLDELGDRLAQENERSYLRMVNRNHLYNSSNYSLSSLFSVGSLGGSTVGSASRPGSVRAKKTKAWLIPDSLNKLYELLIAPFEDFLFAPCASHSKGCSGRKELLLVLEQDLLLVPFSMLHPKIDDDSNLSGEYLSEKFSLLVTPSLMKFKENQRAQKKAGVNESSNMTTLVVGNPLLPNCVNEQLSLNELPHTEQEASMVAEMLQTKPLIKAQANKHNILEQLVKAECIHLATHVSWELSAIILSPDESETTPQSDMNISEVLLTTEDLLSLKLNARLVVLSWSHARDDWATSKGLYDLTNGLLMAGAQCILVSLWPVPSTAAKILLRAFYSALLQGSRVCRALCDAMQTVQHTKHFSHPSNWAGYFLIGSDVRLSSKVALMGQALCELLKTPDRCRDALRVTLHLVEKSLQRIHRGQKNAMYTTQKSIENKVGDVTGWKELLQSVGFRFEPAANGIPSSVFFPQSDPEDRLTQCSASLQALLGLNSTTLSAISKLILTSDVTDDVIAVIRHVVDQLNNRLLSENEQSVEMPVNVKLWHTPGCHELLASLGFDLIEVGMDEVTLRTGKQANKRSIQFVLQALLALFDTQEAPKSLSLCSSSSLESVVTVEDDRQKDSPLKPSSTNALRVSGSNGSGAFTSYVRKRGEPDGRTASDASTQITKNSTGVLIMPTILSRRSGGTNGGGESDAAFTPSPPVPGLGDALSKTLAHQTKIRNLYSTPVRPDSSSSASSATDWEGNGHSTILRRGTHSLPPIPPIKKLHKPNDILDKIVVVDAEPNHQPDDADKMSLYLAQVLDISEKEPGPSKVQPNVDVVNSGLQDHIRTSQLRQLNYEPKPTISDVYHERKIGLGLAPSLLKLLSLDKQQHHHHHGHHQQQQQQHAGKDSRSSWLSPSMLKRFGGGDSAQETAYGELNKRDEGDGRSVAESQSSTGSYKKRADHPNAAAAGIRNFESLVEEENGGACKEPKIRIKKKSSYAPPPATGHIVVFVFFFCY, encoded by the exons ATGCCACAAAGAGACCTATCcgag gtGGAGCCGGAAAATGGGTGTGGTGAAGAAGGTTTTATGGAAAAAGTGCGTGAATCTAACACTGCATGTGAATCCGGAGACTATGCACGAGCTATACAATTGTATAGTGAAGCTCTGCATCACTATCCTGATAACCACATTTTATATTCCAATCGGTCCGCAGCACTGCTTAAGTTGGGTAGGTTTACAGAAGCACTGCACGATGCCACTTGTGCCCGCCAGGTCAATCCTAGTTGGCCAAAGGCACACTACCGAGAGGGTGTTGCTCTACAATGTTTGGGGAGGCATGGAGATGCTCTTGCTGTATTTAGCACTGGGCTTTCCATTGAGCCAAAATCTACTCAGCTGTTAGCTGGTCTTATTGAGGCTTCTATCAAGTCCCCTCTTAGAG GTGTGTTGGAGCCTACATTTGAACAGTTACAAAGCATAAATCATAATGGAATAACATTGGACAAATCTCCATTTCTCGTCATGTCTGTGATAGGTCAAGAATTATTAGCAGCTGGACAGTACTCAGTGGCTGTAGTTGTCTTAGAATCGGCCCTTAGAATAGGAACCTGTAGTGCTAAGTTAAGAGGCTCCGTGTTTTCGGCATTATCTTCAGCTTATTGGGCATTGAATTCTTTGGATAAA GCAATTGGATACATGCAACAAGATTTATTAGTAGCTAAGTCTTTAAAAGATATAGCTGGAGAGAGTCGAGCTCATGGTAATTTAGGATCAGCTTATTTTAGTAAAGGAAGCTATAAAGAAGCACTTACAGCACATAGATACCAATTAGTTTTTGCAATGAAAGCCAGAGAAATGAAAGCTGCTGCATCTGCTCTCACTAGTCTGG gCCATGTATACACTGCAATTGGCGATTATCCAAATGCTTTAGCATCACACAAACAATGTGTACAGTTGGTAAAACAAATTGGAGAAGTTCTTCAAGAAGCTAGAGAGATTGGAAATGTTGGTGCTGTTTATTTAGCCATGGGTGAATTTGAAAGCGCGTTAGACTGTCATATGCAACATttaaagttatcaaaaaaactaggaaataaa GTTGAAGAAGCACGAGCGTTTAGCAATTTGGGTTCATCATATCACTATAGGCGTAATTTTACTCAAGCTATTAATTATCATGAAAATGTCTTAAGGCTTGCACAAGAACTTGGGGATAAAGTGATTGAAGCCAGAGCATATGCTGGACTTGGTCATGCAGCAAGATGTGCTGGGAATTATTCTCAA GCTAAACATTGGCATGAAAAACAATTAGATATGGCATTAAATACTCATGATAAAGTAGGAGAAGGAAGAGCGTGTTCTAATTTGGGTATTGTGTATCAGTTACTTGGAGCTCATGAGTCTGCATTAAAACTTCACCATGCTCATTTAAATATTGCCAAGTCCTTACATGACCGAGCTGCTATGGGAAGAGCATTTGGAAACATAGGAAATGCTTACAGTGCTATGGGTTTCTATGAACAG gcaattaaatatcataaacaaGAATTAACAATATCAAAGGAAGTCAAGGACCGAAACTCTGAAGCATCTACTCACGGAAACCTGGCAGTGGCCTATCAGTCTTTAGGGGCATTTGAAATGGCTCTTTTACATTATAGAGCTCACCTAAACATTGCTAGAGAGTTGAAAGATACAGCTGGAGAAGCTTGTGCTTTATTAAACCTAGCCAATTGCTTAAGCACACGAAATGACTTTTTGCAAGCCATTCCCTACTATGAAAACTATTTAATGTTATCTCAA GAATTACATGACATTGAAGGGGAAGCAAAAGCATGCCATTTTCTGGGTTATGCTCATTACTGTTTGGGTAATTATCGCGAAGCTGTGAGATATTATGACCAAGATTTATCACTAGCCAAAGATCTCCAAGATAAGATGAATATGGGCCGAGCTTACTGTAATTTAGGTCTTGCTCATTTAGCATTAGGCAATCTAGAAACATCATTAGAATGTCAAAAGTACTTTTtag CTATATCACATATGACAAAAAGTCTTCAGGCAAAACTCCGGGCTTTAGGCAATATTGGagatatacttataaaaatgaacGACACAGAGGAGGCGCTCAAAATGTATCATCGACAATTCACACTTGCCAGACAAATTAGAGATACAAACATGGAAGCAGCAGCATGTAGTTCTTTAGGACTAGCTAACagatatataaaatgttatgacaAGGCTCTATCTTATCATTGCCAG gAATTGGCTCTAAGACAAGAAGTAAATGACTTAAAAGGTGAATGCTGTGCTCATGGACATATTGGAGCAGTATATATGTCTCTTAGAAATTATACCAATGCAATAAAATGTTACCAATTACAGCTCGAAAGAGCAAAAGAACTGAGGGATAATGCAATTGAGGCTGAAGCTTTTGGaaatttag GTATTGCAAGAATGAATATGGGAATTTATGAAGGAGCGATTGGATATTTTGAACAACAATTAGCTACTCTGGAACAGTTGTCATCTCATACATCTTTAAtagataaa GGTCGAGCGTTTGGAAATCTTGGTGACTGTTATGATGCATTAGGGGATTACGATGAAGCTGTTAAATGTCATGAACAATTTTTAACCATTGCTGTACAACTTCAAAACCTTCGAGACCTTGAAAAAGCCTATTGTTGTCTAGGTCAATCATACAGACGAATTGGACATCTTGATCAAAGTCttgtttgttttgaaaaaatactagTCATTGCCCATGAACTTAACAACTCAGAGATGAAAGCTTCTGCATATGGGGAATTGGGTTCCAATCATGTTATGATGGGAAATTACCAACAAGCAGTGTCCTGTTTGCAAAATCAAATATCGATAGCTAGAGAATTAAGTGATAGAAATGTTGAAGCAAACGCAGCATCTGCTCTTGGATATGCACACCAGTTAATGGGTCAGAATAGTGTGGCCCTTCACTACCATAAATTAGATTTAGAAATTGGCAAAGAACTTAATCAACCATTGTTGCAATGCAGAGCAAATGGAAACATTGGAAACGTAGAAGAAGTTTTAGGAAATTTAAATGAAGCTATTAAATACCAAGAAGAACATTTGTCAATTGCTAGCCAAATTGATGAGAAGACAGCAAAGGCTGCTGCATATGGAAGTTTAGGATCATTGCATCATACATTAGGACATACTAGTCAAGCAGTCATTTATCTCACCCAAGCTCTACAAAGTATTGATATGACAGGAAAACCAGATGAAGAAGGACGTATAAGATATAAGCTTGGAATGGCATTATTAGCTGATGGACAGTCTGATGCAGCTAGAGGTCATTTAGAACAAGCGTCTGAATTATTAGACAATGCTCTTAACACTATTACCTTAGAACATTCTCATTCCATTACTCAACTAAGATTAGAATGTTACCAAGCTTTGCAA actgTGTTAGTGCAACTAAATAGATGTGAGGAAGCTCTATTAGTCACAGAAAAATATCGTATTAGAGCAAAACCTTCTAGTCACAACACGAGAGTAAAATCTTCTCCAGATtaccataaaataaattctGTAGAAAGTATACTCGATATCGTGAATAAACAAAAAGCTTCAGTTCTTTACTTCAGTATAGCATctggttatttattttcttgGCTCATAATTCCAAATAAAG GTGTTGTTAAATTCCATGAAACATTAATTCAAACTGAAAATGGCATGGATAATCTTTTGACGCAGTATCTCAAAGATGTGAAAAGTACACTCAATGTTCAGCAACCAAT aattGATTCGGATTTGAATGAAGCTTGTCACTTAGATGAACTAGGAGATAGACTAGCTCAAGAAAATGAACGTAGTTATTTAAGAATGGTCAATCGAAACCATCTATATAACTCAAGTAACTACAGTTTGAGTAGTTTGTTCAG TGTTGGAAGCTTAGGCGGAAGTACGGTTGGATCTGCTAGTCGACCTGGTAGTGTAAGAGCAAAGAAAACCAAAGCATGGCTAATTCCCGATAGTCTTAATAAACTCTACGAATTACTGATAGCTCCTTTTGAAGATTTCCTTTTTGCACCATgtg cttCTCATAGTAAAGGTTGTTCAGGTAGAAAGGAATTATTATTAGTTCTTGAACAAGATTTATTGTTGGTGCCTTTTTCAATGTTACACCCAAAAATAGATGATGATAGTAATTTATCGGGAGAATACCTAAGTGAAAAATTCAGCTTACTCGTTACACCTTCCTTAATGAAATTCAAGGAAAATCAAAG agCGCAAAAAAAAGCTGGAGTTAATGAATCTTCAAATATGACTACACTTGTGGTCGGTAACCCATTACTCCCAAATTGTGTTAATGAACAGCTTAGTCTAAATGAACTACCTCATACAGAACAGGAGGCTAGTATGGTAGCTGAAATGTTACAAACAAAACCTTTAATTAAAGCGCAA GCgaataaacataacattttagAACAACTTGTTAAAGCAGAGTGCATTCATTTAGCTACCCATGTTAGTTGGGAATTATCGGCCATCATATTATCTCCAGATgaaagt gaAACCACTCCACAATCTGACATGAATATATCCGAAGTATTATTAACTACAGAAGATTTATTGTCTCTTAAGTTAAATGCAAGACTGGTAGTATTAAGTTGGTCACATGCACGAGATGATTGGGCTACATCAAAAGGACTGTATGACCTTACAAATGGTTTGCTCATGGCTGGAGCTCAATGCATACTTGTATCTTTATGGCCAGTACCAAGTACTGCTGCTAAGATTTTATTAAGAGCGTTTTACTCTGCTTTATTACAG GGATCGAGAGTATGCCGTGCTTTATGTGACGCAATGCAAACAGTTCAACACACAAAACATTTTTCTCATCCATCGAACTGGGctggatattttttaattggttcAGATGTACGTTTATCTAGTAAAGTGGCATTAATGGGACAAGCTTTATGTGAACTATTAAAAACACCTGACCGATGCAGAGACGCTTTAAGAGTTACCCTCCACctg GTTGAAAAATCTTTGCAACGTATTCATCGAGGACAGAAAAATGCAATGTATACCACTCAAAAAAGCATTGAAAAcaaa GTTGGTGATGTTACTGGATGGAAAGAGCTCCTACAGTCGGTTGGATTTCGTTTTGAACCTGCTGCTAATGGTATACCTTCTTCAGTATTCTTCCCTCAGAGTGATCCCGAAGACAGGCTTACTCAATGCAGTGCTAGTCTACAAGCGTTGCTTG GTCTGAACAGTACAACATTAAGCGCAATTTCTAAATTGATATTGACATCTGATGTTACGGACGATGTAATTGCTGTCATAAGGCATGTAGTCGACCAATTGAATAATAGACTTTTATCTGAAAATGAACAGTCAGTTGAGATGCCAGTAAATGTTAAACTATGGCATACTCCTGGATGTCATGAGCTTTTAGCATCTCTAG GTTTCGATTTAATTGAAGTTGGAATGGACGAAGTCACACTGCGCACTGGCAAACAAGCAAATAAACGCAGTATTCAATTTGTTCTTCAAGCTCTGTTAGCCTTATTTG ACACACAAGAAGCCCCTAAAAGCCTTTCATTGTGTTCCTCAAGTTCACTCGAAAGTGTAGTAACTGTTGAAGACGACAGGCAAAAAGATTCTCCATTAAAACCTAGTTCAACCAACGCACTGCGAGTGTCTGGAAGTAATGGATCTGGAGCATTTACCAGTTATGTAAGGAAAAGAGGAGAACCGGATGGGAGAACTGCCTCAGATGCGTCCACTCAAATCACTAAG AATTCTACTGGAGTTTTGATAATGCCTACGATATTGAGTCGCAGATCCGGTGGTACTAATGGTGGCGGAGAAAGTGATGCTGCATTTACACCATCGCCACCAGTTCCTGGATTAGGGGATGCATTAAGCAAAACTCTAGCTCATCAAACTAAAATCAGAAATTTATACTCTACTCCCGTCAGACCAGATTCGTCAAGTTCGGCTAGTTCCGCCACGGATTGGGAAG GGAACGGGCACTCGACCATACTCCGTCGTGGAACTCACTCGCTACCCCCCATACCTCCGATCAAGAAACTCCACAAGCCCAACGACATCCTGGACAAGATCGTGGTGGTGGACGCCGAACCGAACCACCAGCCGGACGACGCGGACAAGATGTCGCTGTACCTGGCTCAGGTGCTGGACATATCGGAAAAGGAACCAGGTCCGTCCAAGGTTCAGCCTAACGTGGACGTGGTGAACAGCGGGCTGCAGGATCACATCAGGACGTCGCAGCTGCGGCAGCTCAATTACGAACCGAAACCAACGATATCGGACGTGTACCATGAACGGAAAATCGGACTTGGTCTGGCACCATCCCTGCTCAAGCTGCTGTCGCTCGACAAACAGCAGCATCACCATCATCACGGTCATCatcaacagcaacagcagcagcatgCCGGCAAAGACAGCCGGTCCAGCTGGTTGTCGCCTTCCATGCTGAAGAGGTTCGGTGGCGGGGACAGCGCGCAGGAAACGGCATACGGCGAGCTGAACAAGAGGGACGAAGGCGACGGCCGGTCCGTCGCTGAGTCTCAGTCGAGCACCGGCAGCTACAAGAAGCGGGCCGACCACCCGAATGCCGCCGCCGCTGGGATAAGAAATTTCGAGAGCCTCGTCGAGGAGGAGAACGGTGGTGCGTGCAAGGAACCGAAAATCAGGATCAAGAAAAAATCGTCTTACGCACCTCCCCCCGCCACCGGGCACATCGTCGTCTTCGTCTTCTTCTTCTGTTATTAA